One segment of Halorubellus sp. JP-L1 DNA contains the following:
- a CDS encoding acetate--CoA ligase, which yields MTDPDGSPDDRRDPGSSHEADCVPVPSAFEGRATPTDDDRDEFAVNWPAAWARAGDALEWERDYDAVLSTGDDGGPPFEWFAGGELNACANCVDRHLPERADAVALEWNGHIGESRTYTYRDLHREVNAVAAGLRDLGVDADDVVTTYLPAVPAVAVVMLACARLGAVHNVVFAGFSADALATRMERAGSRYLVTSDGYYRRGEAVDQRRRADNATMSLPYELDATVVVDRLGTNPDVSRDDRHAYDALVDAYDGERVAPVPRAATDPLFRIYTSGTTGEPKSVTHTTGGYLAQVAWSTRRVLDVTADAVVWSTADPGWITGHSYGVYGPLALGATTVLTEWSPDAVDPDRPWALVEDLGVEVLYTAPTVVRSFAKWGAEHPAGHDLSSLRVLGSVGEPFDAETWEWYYEHVGGGDCPVVDTWWQTETGAVLLSTLPGVDEARPGAVGGALAGVGASVRDASGEPTDPGQRGWLTIDRPWPAMARELATATDWGARVAAESGVGRDGDWWYRVGDEAFVDADGYVTVLGRADDVVNVDGRRFSTGEIEHALVEVAGVAEAAVIARDDPDSGNALVAYVTTADERTDVSTLREALGDAVAAAIGAGVRLDQVVFTPDLPKTRSGKIMRRLLEDIANGEGYGDTSALRNPEVVGELEARHQD from the coding sequence ATGACGGACCCAGACGGCTCGCCGGACGACCGCCGCGATCCTGGGTCGTCGCACGAAGCCGATTGCGTACCGGTCCCGTCCGCGTTCGAGGGACGGGCCACGCCGACGGACGACGACCGCGACGAGTTCGCGGTGAACTGGCCGGCGGCGTGGGCGAGGGCGGGGGACGCGCTCGAATGGGAGCGCGACTACGACGCCGTGCTCTCGACCGGCGACGACGGCGGCCCGCCGTTCGAGTGGTTCGCCGGCGGCGAACTGAACGCCTGCGCGAACTGCGTCGACCGACACCTCCCCGAGCGCGCCGACGCCGTCGCGCTCGAGTGGAACGGGCACATCGGCGAATCCCGGACGTACACGTACCGCGACCTCCACCGAGAGGTGAACGCGGTCGCCGCCGGGCTGCGGGACCTCGGCGTCGATGCAGACGACGTCGTGACGACGTACCTGCCGGCGGTGCCCGCGGTCGCGGTCGTGATGCTGGCGTGCGCTCGCCTCGGCGCCGTCCACAACGTCGTGTTCGCGGGGTTCTCAGCGGACGCGCTCGCGACCCGGATGGAGCGCGCGGGCTCGCGGTACCTCGTGACGAGCGACGGCTACTATCGCCGCGGGGAGGCCGTCGACCAGCGCCGGCGCGCGGACAACGCGACGATGTCGCTCCCCTACGAATTGGACGCGACGGTCGTCGTCGACCGCCTCGGCACGAACCCGGACGTCTCGCGCGACGACCGGCACGCGTACGACGCGCTCGTCGACGCGTACGACGGCGAGCGCGTCGCCCCGGTCCCGCGCGCCGCGACGGACCCATTGTTCCGCATCTACACGTCCGGGACGACCGGCGAACCGAAGAGCGTCACCCACACGACGGGCGGCTACCTCGCGCAGGTCGCCTGGTCGACGCGTCGCGTCCTCGACGTGACTGCGGACGCGGTGGTGTGGAGCACCGCGGACCCGGGGTGGATCACGGGGCACTCCTACGGCGTGTACGGGCCGCTCGCGCTCGGCGCGACGACGGTCCTGACGGAGTGGAGTCCGGACGCGGTCGACCCGGACCGGCCGTGGGCGCTCGTCGAGGACCTCGGCGTCGAGGTGCTGTACACGGCACCGACAGTGGTGCGGTCGTTCGCGAAGTGGGGCGCCGAGCATCCGGCCGGACACGACCTCTCGAGCCTCCGCGTCCTGGGGAGCGTCGGCGAGCCGTTCGACGCGGAGACCTGGGAGTGGTACTACGAGCACGTCGGCGGCGGCGACTGTCCCGTGGTTGACACGTGGTGGCAGACAGAGACCGGCGCCGTCCTCCTGTCGACGCTCCCGGGCGTCGACGAGGCGCGACCGGGTGCGGTCGGCGGGGCGCTCGCCGGCGTCGGTGCGTCCGTGCGCGACGCGAGCGGCGAACCGACCGACCCCGGGCAGCGCGGGTGGTTGACGATCGACAGACCGTGGCCGGCGATGGCGCGCGAGCTGGCGACCGCGACGGACTGGGGCGCCCGCGTCGCCGCGGAGAGCGGCGTGGGGCGCGACGGCGACTGGTGGTACCGCGTCGGCGACGAGGCGTTCGTCGACGCGGACGGCTACGTCACCGTGCTCGGGCGCGCGGACGACGTGGTGAACGTCGACGGCCGCCGGTTCAGTACGGGCGAGATCGAGCACGCGCTCGTCGAGGTCGCGGGCGTCGCGGAGGCGGCGGTGATCGCGCGCGACGACCCCGACTCGGGGAACGCGCTCGTCGCGTACGTCACGACCGCGGACGAGCGGACGGACGTGTCGACGCTCCGGGAAGCGCTCGGGGACGCGGTCGCCGCCGCCATCGGCGCCGGCGTCCGCCTCGACCAGGTCGTGTTCACGCCGGACCTCCCGAAGACCCGCTCCGGGAAGATCATGCGCCGCCTCCTGGAGGACATCGCGAACGGCGAGGGCTACGGCGACACGAGCGCCCTCCGGAACCCCGAGGTCGTCGGCGAACTGGAGGCGCGCCACCAGGACTGA
- a CDS encoding bacterio-opsin activator domain-containing protein: MSPLSPEDYERMRRATRTHREDLVVRLCAEVGLRPAEVAAVEPGDVSTVDGTHVVAVADRATVLPADLEHDLRKYAASEGVADDERVVPVSARRVQMLVRDVADRTATETGDDRFRDVSSRALREHFVVSHLRAGVDPRIVAAAAGFDSVAGLAPYLGDPSTVEVAAALGDGPAAGDGETPEPVRNAAALLATVADGLGGHETAASLFDAVVERAATVDGYRYAWIAERTGDATGPGSETTDATESGDETADATVVAHAGIDAAVVEAELETSDFDGTRRAGVDDQRVAAFAAGGGVVSLPVGAFDGVEYALGLGVETTPDSEDAVADLHDGLSVLVERATRAVRRRRRLVADVVTELRFDVHDPDAVLVGLATDLDATVSVSGVVPGDPGLVLYAEVADATPQAVVDAVGDDDRVERVRYVDDGDDGPVFELVVTESPARTLVDLDARIRAIRADAESVSVTAVVPADADVRALRDAVRDDWPAAALAGQETVERTVERDASFQGRLREALTDRQLAVLQSAYHGGYFQWPRESTGEELADSLDVAAPTLHNHLRVAQRKLLDAFFES, from the coding sequence GTGAGCCCGCTCTCGCCCGAGGACTACGAGCGGATGCGGCGCGCGACCCGCACCCACCGGGAGGACCTCGTCGTGCGACTGTGCGCGGAGGTCGGGCTCCGGCCGGCCGAGGTCGCCGCAGTGGAGCCCGGCGACGTCTCGACCGTCGACGGCACGCACGTCGTCGCCGTCGCCGATCGGGCGACCGTCCTCCCGGCGGACCTCGAGCACGACCTCCGGAAGTACGCCGCCTCGGAGGGCGTCGCCGACGACGAGCGCGTCGTTCCGGTCTCCGCGCGACGCGTCCAGATGCTCGTCCGCGATGTCGCCGACCGGACGGCGACCGAGACCGGCGACGACCGCTTCCGCGACGTCTCCTCGCGCGCGCTCCGCGAGCACTTCGTCGTCTCGCACCTGCGCGCCGGCGTCGACCCGCGGATCGTCGCGGCCGCCGCCGGGTTCGACAGCGTCGCCGGCCTCGCGCCGTACCTCGGCGACCCGAGTACGGTCGAGGTCGCCGCCGCACTCGGTGACGGGCCCGCTGCGGGCGACGGCGAGACGCCCGAACCCGTCCGGAACGCGGCCGCGCTCCTCGCGACCGTCGCCGACGGCCTCGGCGGCCACGAGACCGCTGCCTCGCTCTTCGACGCCGTCGTCGAGCGCGCCGCGACCGTCGACGGCTACCGGTACGCGTGGATCGCCGAGCGAACCGGCGACGCGACCGGACCCGGTTCCGAGACCACCGACGCGACCGAATCCGGTGACGAGACCGCCGACGCGACCGTGGTCGCACACGCCGGCATCGACGCCGCAGTCGTCGAAGCGGAACTCGAGACGAGCGACTTCGACGGAACCCGGCGTGCCGGCGTCGACGACCAGCGCGTGGCCGCCTTCGCCGCCGGTGGCGGCGTCGTCTCGCTCCCGGTCGGGGCGTTCGACGGCGTCGAGTACGCACTCGGCCTCGGCGTCGAGACCACGCCCGACAGTGAGGACGCGGTCGCCGACCTCCACGACGGGCTCTCCGTCCTCGTCGAACGTGCGACGCGGGCCGTCCGACGCCGTCGCCGCCTCGTCGCCGACGTCGTCACCGAACTCCGGTTCGACGTCCACGACCCCGACGCCGTCCTCGTCGGGCTCGCGACCGACCTCGACGCCACCGTCTCGGTCTCCGGCGTCGTCCCCGGCGACCCCGGGCTCGTCCTCTACGCCGAAGTCGCCGACGCCACGCCCCAGGCCGTCGTGGACGCCGTCGGCGACGACGACCGCGTCGAACGCGTGCGCTACGTCGACGACGGCGACGACGGCCCCGTGTTCGAACTCGTCGTCACCGAATCGCCCGCCCGGACGCTCGTCGACCTCGACGCGCGCATCCGCGCGATCCGCGCCGACGCCGAATCGGTCAGCGTCACCGCCGTCGTACCCGCGGACGCGGACGTCCGCGCCCTCCGCGACGCCGTCCGCGACGACTGGCCGGCCGCAGCCCTCGCCGGACAGGAGACCGTCGAACGCACCGTCGAACGCGACGCCAGCTTCCAGGGTCGCCTCCGCGAAGCACTCACCGACCGCCAGCTCGCCGTCCTCCAGTCCGCGTACCACGGCGGCTACTTCCAGTGGCCGCGCGAGTCGACCGGCGAGGAACTCGCCGACTCGCT